The Solibacillus sp. FSL W7-1464 genome contains a region encoding:
- the mreD gene encoding rod shape-determining protein MreD has translation MLARFLIGFVAVLLFLLESEFAVFSPLQLGEGIYYLIPRFLILYLIFLSIYYSRKKAMIYGLIFGLCFDVFYINIIGLYTVLYPAICYIAAWCVKRVHPHLVFSTILALLLMIVFEFVVYEFFYMLQFTTMGLQPFLVNRLVPTTIGNLLFLIMLAWAFKYCLNARVFQRAQ, from the coding sequence ATGCTCGCTCGATTTTTAATTGGCTTCGTTGCTGTCTTGCTATTTTTACTTGAATCCGAGTTCGCCGTATTTTCCCCATTACAGTTAGGCGAAGGAATCTATTATTTGATTCCGCGTTTTTTAATTTTATACTTAATTTTTCTATCCATTTATTACAGCCGAAAAAAAGCCATGATTTATGGTCTTATTTTTGGACTTTGTTTTGATGTGTTTTATATTAATATTATTGGTCTTTATACGGTTTTATATCCTGCTATCTGTTATATTGCGGCTTGGTGTGTAAAACGCGTTCATCCACATTTAGTATTTTCTACGATTTTGGCATTATTGCTAATGATTGTTTTCGAATTTGTTGTATATGAATTTTTCTATATGCTCCAATTTACAACGATGGGGCTTCAGCCGTTCCTAGTGAATCGATTAGTTCCGACAACAATTGGTAATCTATTATTTTTGATAATGCTTGCATGGGCGTTTAAATATTGTCTTAACGCTCGTGTATTTCAACGGGCACAATAG
- the mreC gene encoding rod shape-determining protein MreC translates to MPHFSNKKLIVLLVSVIFLVALIGFSLRDRHNATLPEKIIKDTVGFAQSLVAKPANYITGIFSNIDSLLNTYEENQRLKMRLEDFAVLKAEVSTLKAENSSLRELASIEESLRDFDPIQATVIARNPDQWEEKIILNKGTAHGVEKNMAVMTSRGLVGKIVIATPYTSEVELLYTNNENYRVSAVVHDGENKEIHGLVEGYDVERNELLLKRIDSKVDVKEGGKVLSSGLGGIFPKGILIGEITEVTTDDFGLTKMAYVKPAADFSMIEHVIIAKRKTISVDGSDGGSTNEDLVNGPADENEGDE, encoded by the coding sequence GTGCCACATTTTTCTAATAAAAAGTTAATTGTACTATTAGTAAGCGTGATTTTTCTAGTGGCATTGATTGGTTTCTCTTTACGTGATCGTCATAACGCAACATTACCCGAGAAAATTATTAAAGATACAGTTGGCTTTGCACAATCGCTTGTTGCAAAGCCGGCTAATTACATAACAGGTATTTTTAGCAATATTGATTCGCTGTTAAATACGTATGAAGAGAACCAGCGCTTAAAAATGCGTCTAGAAGACTTTGCAGTACTAAAGGCGGAAGTGAGTACTTTAAAGGCCGAAAATTCTTCATTGCGTGAACTCGCATCAATCGAGGAAAGTTTGCGTGATTTCGACCCGATTCAGGCGACGGTCATCGCGAGAAACCCTGATCAGTGGGAAGAAAAAATTATTTTAAATAAAGGGACAGCACATGGTGTCGAAAAAAACATGGCTGTTATGACTTCTCGAGGGCTAGTTGGTAAAATTGTCATCGCAACCCCGTATACTTCCGAAGTGGAGCTGCTTTATACGAATAATGAAAACTATCGTGTATCAGCGGTTGTACATGATGGGGAGAATAAGGAAATTCATGGTTTAGTAGAAGGTTATGACGTTGAGCGTAACGAATTATTATTAAAGCGGATCGATTCTAAAGTGGATGTTAAAGAAGGCGGGAAAGTATTGTCTTCCGGACTCGGTGGAATCTTCCCGAAAGGTATTTTAATCGGTGAGATTACAGAAGTAACAACGGATGATTTCGGTTTAACGAAAATGGCCTATGTCAAACCAGCAGCAGATTTTTCAATGATTGAACATGTGATTATCGCTAAGCGCAAAACAATTTCGGTAGATGGTTCCGACGGCGGCAGTACAAATGAAGATTTAGTAAATGGACCGGCCGATGAAAATGAGGGGGATGAGTAA
- a CDS encoding rod shape-determining protein — MFGLGNKDVGIDLGTANTLVFVKGKGIVLREPSVVAKNTKTGDIVAVGNDAKNMIGRTPGSIVAIRPMKDGVIADFEITTAMIQYYLKEAMKASGSNWKKPNVMICVPYGITSVEQRAVIDASRQAGAKEAFTIEEPFAAAIGANLPVWEPTGSMVVDIGGGTTEVAVISLGGIVTSESVRVGGDAMDQSIIAYIRKTYNLTIGERTAESIKVEIGTARAEGPAETMEIRGRDLLTGLPKTIEITSDEISKSLHEAIVVILDGVKKTLEQTPPELSADVMERGIVLTGGGALLRNLDKVISDETKMPVFIAEDPLDCVAIGTGKALDNIALIRAQQLK, encoded by the coding sequence TTGTTTGGATTAGGGAATAAAGATGTCGGGATCGATCTTGGCACAGCTAATACATTAGTATTTGTAAAAGGTAAAGGAATTGTATTGCGTGAACCATCAGTAGTAGCGAAAAATACAAAAACTGGCGATATTGTAGCAGTCGGAAACGATGCAAAAAATATGATCGGTCGTACACCGGGTTCTATCGTGGCTATCCGCCCGATGAAAGATGGCGTTATTGCCGATTTTGAAATTACAACAGCAATGATTCAATATTATTTAAAAGAAGCAATGAAAGCATCGGGTTCTAACTGGAAGAAACCGAATGTCATGATTTGTGTACCATATGGTATTACTTCAGTTGAGCAGCGTGCTGTTATTGATGCAAGCCGTCAGGCAGGCGCAAAAGAAGCATTTACAATTGAAGAACCGTTTGCGGCGGCAATCGGTGCTAACTTGCCGGTATGGGAGCCTACAGGTTCGATGGTAGTTGATATCGGTGGAGGTACAACAGAAGTTGCTGTTATTTCTCTTGGCGGTATTGTTACTAGTGAATCAGTACGTGTTGGCGGTGATGCAATGGATCAGTCTATCATTGCCTATATCCGTAAAACATATAACTTAACAATTGGTGAGCGTACAGCGGAAAGCATCAAAGTAGAAATTGGTACGGCACGTGCAGAAGGACCTGCCGAAACGATGGAAATTCGTGGACGCGACCTGTTAACTGGTTTACCAAAAACGATTGAAATCACATCAGATGAAATTTCAAAATCTTTACATGAAGCTATTGTTGTTATTTTAGATGGTGTTAAGAAAACACTGGAACAAACTCCACCTGAATTATCTGCAGACGTAATGGAGCGTGGCATTGTTTTAACAGGCGGTGGCGCTTTATTACGTAATTTAGATAAAGTGATCAGTGACGAAACAAAAATGCCTGTATTTATTGCTGAGGATCCGCTGGATTGTGTTGCAATCGGAACGGGTAAAGCATTAGACAACATCGCTTTAATTCGTGCACAACAATTGAAGTAA